One Neomonachus schauinslandi chromosome 9, ASM220157v2, whole genome shotgun sequence DNA segment encodes these proteins:
- the CCNDBP1 gene encoding cyclin-D1-binding protein 1 isoform X2 produces MASAAAPTAAVPTLAPPLEQIRHLAVELRLLLPGVRVGEARETTKEFNPETFWRRLNAAAVNVSREATTLTEVFSRVPLPSPQETQRFCEQVRAAITAVIAVYYSLPKDQGITLRKLVRNATLDIIDGMAQLVDVLFITPAQSPENSDLISYNSVWTACQQVPRIPRDNKAAALSMLTKSVDFVKDAHEEMEQAVEECDPYCGLLNDTEDNPDNHGDEEDDGLGCPNNRDLYWSEEDQELIIPCLALVRASKACLKKIRISVAENGKKDQVAQLDDIVDISDEISPSVDDLALSIYPPMCHLTVRINSAKLVSVLKKALEITKASHVTPQPEDSWIPLLINAVDHCMNRIKELTQNELELERER; encoded by the exons ATGGCGAGCGCAGCTGCACCTACAGCCGCAGTCCCCACCCTAGCTCCGCCTTTGGAGCAGATCCGGCACTTGGCAGTGGAGCTGCGGTTACTCCTGCCTGGAGTGCGGG TCGGAGAAGCCCGAGAGACCACCAAGGAGTTTAATCCTGAGACGTTTTGGAGGAGACTCA ACGCGGCAGCTGTGAACGTGTCAAGGGAAGCCACGACTCTGACTGAAGTCTTCTCTCGAGTGCCACTGCCCTCTCCACAG GAAACCCAGAGGTTCTGTGAACAAGTGCGTGCTGCCATCACGGCAGTCATTGCAGTATACTATTCACTTCCCAAGGATCAGG GAATCACCCTGAGAAAGCTGGTACGGAACGCTACTCTGGACATCATAGATGGAATGGCTCAGCTTGTGGATGTGCTTTTCATTACTCCAGCTCAGAG CCCAGAGAACAGTGACCTTATTTCCTATAACAGTGTCTGGACTGCATGCCAGCAGGTGCCTCGGATACCAAGAG ATAACAAAGCTGCGGCTCTTTCAATGCTGACGAAGAGTGTGGATTTTGTGAAGGATGCACATGAGGAAATGGAGCAG GCTGTGGAAGAATGTGACCCATACTGTGGCCTCTTAAATGACACTGAGGACAATCCTGACAACCATGGTGATGAAGAGGATGATGGGTTGGGGTGTCCAAACAATCGGGACTTATATTGGTCAGAGGAAGATCAAGAGCTCATAATCCCATGCCTTGCACTCGTGAGAGCATCCAAAGCCTGCCTGAAGAAAATCCGGATCTCAGTGGCagagaatgggaagaaagatCAGGTGGCCCAGCTGGATGACATTGTGGATATTTCTGATGAGATTAGCCCTAG CGTGGATGATTTGGCTCTGAGCATATATCCACCTATGTGCCACTTGACTGTGCGAATCAAT tCTGCGAAACTTGTATCTGTCTTAAAGAAGGCACTTGAAATTACTAA AGCAAGTCATGTGACCCCACAGCCGGAAGATAGTTGGATCCCTTTACTCATTAATGCCGTTGATCATTGCATGAACAGAATCAAGGAACTCACTCAGAATGAACTTGAATT agagagagagagatag
- the CCNDBP1 gene encoding cyclin-D1-binding protein 1 isoform X3: MASAAAPTAAVPTLAPPLEQIRHLAVELRLLLPGVRVGEARETTKEFNPETFWRRLNAAAVNVSREATTLTEVFSRVPLPSPQETQRFCEQVRAAITAVIAVYYSLPKDQGITLRKLVRNATLDIIDGMAQLVDVLFITPAQSPENSDLISYNSVWTACQQVPRIPRDNKAAALSMLTKSVDFVKDAHEEMEQAVEECDPYCGLLNDTEDNPDNHGDEEDDGLGCPNNRDLYWSEEDQELIIPCLALVRASKACLKKIRISVAENGKKDQVAQLDDIVDISDEISPSVDDLALSIYPPMCHLTVRINSAKLVSVLKKALEITKASHVTPQPEDSWIPLLINAVDHCMNRIKELTQNELEL; the protein is encoded by the exons ATGGCGAGCGCAGCTGCACCTACAGCCGCAGTCCCCACCCTAGCTCCGCCTTTGGAGCAGATCCGGCACTTGGCAGTGGAGCTGCGGTTACTCCTGCCTGGAGTGCGGG TCGGAGAAGCCCGAGAGACCACCAAGGAGTTTAATCCTGAGACGTTTTGGAGGAGACTCA ACGCGGCAGCTGTGAACGTGTCAAGGGAAGCCACGACTCTGACTGAAGTCTTCTCTCGAGTGCCACTGCCCTCTCCACAG GAAACCCAGAGGTTCTGTGAACAAGTGCGTGCTGCCATCACGGCAGTCATTGCAGTATACTATTCACTTCCCAAGGATCAGG GAATCACCCTGAGAAAGCTGGTACGGAACGCTACTCTGGACATCATAGATGGAATGGCTCAGCTTGTGGATGTGCTTTTCATTACTCCAGCTCAGAG CCCAGAGAACAGTGACCTTATTTCCTATAACAGTGTCTGGACTGCATGCCAGCAGGTGCCTCGGATACCAAGAG ATAACAAAGCTGCGGCTCTTTCAATGCTGACGAAGAGTGTGGATTTTGTGAAGGATGCACATGAGGAAATGGAGCAG GCTGTGGAAGAATGTGACCCATACTGTGGCCTCTTAAATGACACTGAGGACAATCCTGACAACCATGGTGATGAAGAGGATGATGGGTTGGGGTGTCCAAACAATCGGGACTTATATTGGTCAGAGGAAGATCAAGAGCTCATAATCCCATGCCTTGCACTCGTGAGAGCATCCAAAGCCTGCCTGAAGAAAATCCGGATCTCAGTGGCagagaatgggaagaaagatCAGGTGGCCCAGCTGGATGACATTGTGGATATTTCTGATGAGATTAGCCCTAG CGTGGATGATTTGGCTCTGAGCATATATCCACCTATGTGCCACTTGACTGTGCGAATCAAT tCTGCGAAACTTGTATCTGTCTTAAAGAAGGCACTTGAAATTACTAA AGCAAGTCATGTGACCCCACAGCCGGAAGATAGTTGGATCCCTTTACTCATTAATGCCGTTGATCATTGCATGAACAGAATCAAGGAACTCACTCAGAATGAACTTGAATTGTGA
- the CCNDBP1 gene encoding cyclin-D1-binding protein 1 isoform X1, whose amino-acid sequence MASAAAPTAAVPTLAPPLEQIRHLAVELRLLLPGVRVGEARETTKEFNPETFWRRLNAAAVNVSREATTLTEVFSRVPLPSPQETQRFCEQVRAAITAVIAVYYSLPKDQGITLRKLVRNATLDIIDGMAQLVDVLFITPAQSPENSDLISYNSVWTACQQVPRIPRDNKAAALSMLTKSVDFVKDAHEEMEQAVEECDPYCGLLNDTEDNPDNHGDEEDDGLGCPNNRDLYWSEEDQELIIPCLALVRASKACLKKIRISVAENGKKDQVAQLDDIVDISDEISPSVDDLALSIYPPMCHLTVRINSAKLVSVLKKALEITKASHVTPQPEDSWIPLLINAVDHCMNRIKELTQNELELMFAD is encoded by the exons ATGGCGAGCGCAGCTGCACCTACAGCCGCAGTCCCCACCCTAGCTCCGCCTTTGGAGCAGATCCGGCACTTGGCAGTGGAGCTGCGGTTACTCCTGCCTGGAGTGCGGG TCGGAGAAGCCCGAGAGACCACCAAGGAGTTTAATCCTGAGACGTTTTGGAGGAGACTCA ACGCGGCAGCTGTGAACGTGTCAAGGGAAGCCACGACTCTGACTGAAGTCTTCTCTCGAGTGCCACTGCCCTCTCCACAG GAAACCCAGAGGTTCTGTGAACAAGTGCGTGCTGCCATCACGGCAGTCATTGCAGTATACTATTCACTTCCCAAGGATCAGG GAATCACCCTGAGAAAGCTGGTACGGAACGCTACTCTGGACATCATAGATGGAATGGCTCAGCTTGTGGATGTGCTTTTCATTACTCCAGCTCAGAG CCCAGAGAACAGTGACCTTATTTCCTATAACAGTGTCTGGACTGCATGCCAGCAGGTGCCTCGGATACCAAGAG ATAACAAAGCTGCGGCTCTTTCAATGCTGACGAAGAGTGTGGATTTTGTGAAGGATGCACATGAGGAAATGGAGCAG GCTGTGGAAGAATGTGACCCATACTGTGGCCTCTTAAATGACACTGAGGACAATCCTGACAACCATGGTGATGAAGAGGATGATGGGTTGGGGTGTCCAAACAATCGGGACTTATATTGGTCAGAGGAAGATCAAGAGCTCATAATCCCATGCCTTGCACTCGTGAGAGCATCCAAAGCCTGCCTGAAGAAAATCCGGATCTCAGTGGCagagaatgggaagaaagatCAGGTGGCCCAGCTGGATGACATTGTGGATATTTCTGATGAGATTAGCCCTAG CGTGGATGATTTGGCTCTGAGCATATATCCACCTATGTGCCACTTGACTGTGCGAATCAAT tCTGCGAAACTTGTATCTGTCTTAAAGAAGGCACTTGAAATTACTAA AGCAAGTCATGTGACCCCACAGCCGGAAGATAGTTGGATCCCTTTACTCATTAATGCCGTTGATCATTGCATGAACAGAATCAAGGAACTCACTCAGAATGAACTTGAATT